One window of Fusarium keratoplasticum isolate Fu6.1 chromosome 2, whole genome shotgun sequence genomic DNA carries:
- a CDS encoding MFS domain-containing protein: MGSASDTLEPVKTGDKYHVATQEHVSIPLDSEVEPYGPAGFRGLFSSPYVALCAAFSAIGGLLFGYDQGVISVTLVMDHFLDRFPEVADNAPGAGFKKGLMTAMITLGAFIGAMNQGWIADWASRKRSIMIAVVIFTIGSALQTSALNFDMLVAGRFIGGVGIGMLSMVVPLYIGEISPPEIRGSLLVFESLFVVLGIVIAFWITYSTKDMSSHWSWQLPFLIQIFPGIILGVGAIFLPFSPRWLASKGREEEALENLVKLRRLPESDRRVKREWIEIIAEARFQTGVLAERHPLLTSPENKTVSSAIKLEIVSWTDCFKAGCWRRTLVGAGLMFFQQFIGINALIYYSPTLFGTMGLDLNMQLIMSGVLNIIQLVGVFTSLWTLDRFGRKTILLIGSVLTVIPLVIIAVTVGLFSDSWPTHRAEGWTSVAFLLFYMLVFGGSWAPVPWAVPAEVFPSSLRAKGVAISTCSNWINNFIIGLITPPLVQATGFGAYVFFAVFGLLSFAFVWFCVPETRGKTLEEMDTVFGDRSGGDDIAKKEHVLREVYNEKMSGTSTPKE, encoded by the exons ATGGGTTCGGCATCAGATACTCTCGAACCAGTCAAGACTGGGGACAAATACCATGTCGCAACGCAAGAGCACGTCTCCATCCCCCTCGACTCTGAAGTAGAGCCCTATGGACCCGCAG GATTCCGCGgtctcttttcctcccccTACGTAGCCCTCTGCGCAGCCTTCTCCGCCATCGGCGGTCTCCTCTTTGGCTACGATCAAGGCGTTATCAGCGTCACACTCGTCATGGATCACTTTTTGGATCGGTTCCCTGAAGTGGCAGACAATGCTCCCGGCGCCGGTTTCAAGAAGGGTCTGATGACGGCTATGATTACACTTGGTGCTTTTATCGGCGCCATGAACCAGGGCTGGATCGCCGACTGGGCATCTCGCAAGCGATCTATCATGATTGCCGTTGTTATCTTTACGATTGGATCTGCGCTCCAGACTTCGGCCCTCAACTTTGACATGCTTGTCGCCGGAAGATTTATTGGCGGTGTCGGTATTGGCAT GCTCTCCATGGTCGTCCCCCTCTACATCGGCGAAATCTCTCCCCCCGAAATCCGCGGctccctcctcgtcttcgaaTCCCTCTTTgtcgtcctcggcatcgtcatcgccttCTGGATCACATACTCGACAAAAGACATGAGCAGCCACTGGTCCTGGCAActccccttcctcatccaaATATTCCCTGGCATAATCCTCGGTGTTGGCGCCATCTTTCTCCCCTTCTCCCCACGCTGGCTCGCTTCTAAAGGCCGTGAGGAAGAGGCCTTGGAGAACCTTGTCAAGCTAAGACGACTTCCGGAGAGTGACCGCCGTGTCAAAAGGGAGTGGATTGAGATTATCGCCGAGGCTCGTTTTCAAACCGGTGTTCTTGCCGAGAGGCATCCTCTTCTTACGTCCCCTGAGAACAAGACCGTGTCGAGCGCCATCAAGCTGGAGATCGTCAGTTGGACCGACTGTTTCAAGGCTGGCTGCTGGCGTCGCACCCTCGTAGGTGCCGGGCTCATGTTCTTCCAGCAGTTTATTGGAATTAACGCCCTGATTTACTATTCACCCACGCTCTTTGGGACCATGGGCTTGGATCTCAACATGCAGCTCATCATGTCTGGTGTGTTGAACATTATCCAACTCGTCGGTGTTTTCACTAGCTTGTGGACTTTGGACCGCTTCGGCCGAAAGACGATCCTACTTATCGGCAGTGTCCTGACTGTCATCCCTCtggtcatcatcgccgtcaccGTTGGGCTCTTCTCTGATAGTTGGCCTACTCACCGCGCCGAAGGATGGACCAGCGTTGCCTTTTTGCTCTTTTACATGCTCGTATTTGGCGGCTCTTGGGCTCCTGTCCCCTGGGCTGTCCCTGCCGAGGTCTTTCCCTCCAGTCTTCGTGCCAAGGGTGTCGCTATCTCTACCTGCTCAA ACTGGAtcaacaacttcatcatcggcctcatCACCCCTCCCCTCGTTCAGGCCACAGGCTTTGGGGCCTACGTGTTCTTTGCTGTCTTCGGTCTTCTTTCCTTTGCCTTTGTGTGGTTCTGCGTGCCCGAGACACGAGGTAAGACTCTCGAAGAGATGGACACTGTGTTCGGAGATCGCAgcggtggtgatgatattgccaagaaggagcaTGTCCTACGGGAGGTATATAACGAGAAGATGAGTGGTACCTCGACTCCTAAGGAATAG